CCTCACGTCTTGCTTTTTCAACTTCCTCTTCAACCTGACGGATGGCCTTTTGAACGAGGTTATCGACCCCCATCGACCTAAGTAGATTAAACGGGTTGTCTAAGTCGGAGATTATCGAGCGGATATCCATTAATGTAGACTTCAGAGAACGAGATATGCTCTTCATCTCTTTTTCCATCGCATCCATCCGTCTCTTAAGGTCCATCAACTCCACGGACAAGTCTTCTCCCTGATCGTCCGTGGCTGTGGAACCCATGGCTTCCTTAAACTCGGCCAATTCTTCCTTTAGACTTATAGGTTCAGACTTTTTTCCATTAACACTTGCATCCTCCGACCGCTCGGACATTACCCACACCCTTCCTACCAAGAGCTTATGGTTTTCGCTATGTTGTGAATCACGTTTGAGAATGGATGACTAGGATGCTTCAACACAAATACCCCTTTACTTCTATGCGATAGGACATCATTGTAAAACGGAATCAGTGCAAGAACAGGTGCTCCTAAGGCTTTAGATACGTCTTCAGTCAACTCAGGCATATTCGCAAGCTGTGGCGGTACCATATTCAGTAGGATGTAGCAGACCTTATTCATCTTTCTGAGGACCTTCGTGAGAAGGAAGGTGCCTGAGATATCCTGTCTATCCATACGCATCACTAGGAAGCTTAGGTCGCTGCTCAAAACGGCAAGTAATGTATCTTCTACGAGTCCTGGATGGGTGTCGAATATCAGATAGTCTATGTTGAACAGTCTGTTAAGTTGAAAGGCTATTCGTTTGAATATCGACTCTTCATACTCTTTTTTCATAAGCTGTGCTATCTCCTCAGGTTTCATACTGGAGCCTATGAACAGGATGGTGCCTCTAGGCAACCCTAGGTGGTCTTTCAGGTCGAGTACGCAATCCTTAAGCTCGCAGCGTCCGTACATGAAGTCGTTCAAGGTTCTATTAAGTTTAGACTGATTAATCTCGAATATCACATGTAATCCAGGCGATGTTAGGTCGAGGTCTATGGTCGCCACCCTGTTTCCAAGCATAGCTAAGGCTACTGCTAGGTTTGCCGTCAGAGTGCTCTTCCCTGTACCGCCCCTATATGAATGAACAGATAGAATCAACTTCATGTAGGATCACCGAGTCTTCTTTCTAACTTGCTTACGCGTTCTTCAAGAACCTCAAGCCGTTTCTCGAGTCGACTTAGCTTACTCTCGAACCCAGACAATACTCCATCCAGTTCATCAAGGTCTATGTTTACATTTCCCAGAAGACTAACGGCCAACCTTCCTCTCTCGTGTTCTTTCTTCTTTCTCGACACGATTCACCCTCCTTTCAGGGCTGAGTCGAAATTTCAAAAATAAAAATGAGATGTAGATTTTGAGTAGTTTAGTCTAGGTTCGTAACTTCGTCGACGCTTGGTGGGATTATTCGTTCTATGGTTAAAATGGCGCCCACTGGAGGCTTAATCTCGATGCGTAAGATGTCGTGTGGGTGTAGGTAGATCTCGCTTGGGTTTACATCTGATGGTAGACCATAATTCTGTGGACTCTCAGCAATAGCTGAGATGTTTAGGAACATCTTAAACTTCTCTCCCTCTTCCAGTATCGAATCACCATCCCCCACTATCTCATAAAGGAAACAGACAGAACTGTTATCGTAGACGTTGTCTACAGCTATATGC
This region of Candidatus Bathyarchaeota archaeon genomic DNA includes:
- a CDS encoding MinD/ParA family protein: MKLILSVHSYRGGTGKSTLTANLAVALAMLGNRVATIDLDLTSPGLHVIFEINQSKLNRTLNDFMYGRCELKDCVLDLKDHLGLPRGTILFIGSSMKPEEIAQLMKKEYEESIFKRIAFQLNRLFNIDYLIFDTHPGLVEDTLLAVLSSDLSFLVMRMDRQDISGTFLLTKVLRKMNKVCYILLNMVPPQLANMPELTEDVSKALGAPVLALIPFYNDVLSHRSKGVFVLKHPSHPFSNVIHNIAKTISSW